DNA from Halorarum salinum:
TGCACCTGCGCGCGCTCGTCCTCGAGGTCGTACTCGAAGCCGTTGAACGCCGCGTCCGCCGCGTACGCCCGGAGGAACGACCCGGCCGCCTCGCGGTAGCGGTCCGGGAGCGTCGCGTAGTCGGGTTCCACCCCGCGCTCCTCGACCGCCCGGAGCAGCGCGGCGCCCACCGACCGGCTCATGTCCGAGAGCCCCGTCGGTCCGGAGACCGCCCGGTGGTCGTGGGCGTAGCTCCCGAGGTCCACCTGCGCGGATCCCTCGAAGCCGACCGCCCGGAACGCGTCTGCGAGGGTGCCGACCTCCAGCCCCCACCCCCGCTGGACGCGGAGGGAGGCGGCCACCTCGCTCGTCGTCGCGAACTCGCCGGCGAGCGCGTAACGGAACGAGTCGAGGTACGCGAGCAGCGGATCCGCGTGGGCGTCCCGGAGCGCCCGTACGAGCGGCGCGTAGAACAGTCGAAACAGCCGGCCGTACAGCTTCCCGTCCTCGACCCGGGCGTAGTAGCCCTTCGAGAAGTCGAAGCCGTGCGCGAGCGGGAACAGCAGGCGGCGGACGTACGCCCGCGAGTAGGAGGTGGTGTCAGCGTCGTGGAGGACGACGTACTCCTCCTCCAGCGCCCGGCCGAGCGCGAGCCAGACGTCCCGTCCCTTCCCCCGCTCCCCGTTCACGCCCTCGTCCGCGAGAAGCTCCCCGAGCCGGGGGCCGTCACACCAGACGACCTCCAGCGGGAGGTCGAAGCCCTCGAGCCACGCCCGCACGTCACCGACCCGCTCCGGCGAGGCCCGGAGCGGGACGACGACCCGGGCGGGCGCGAGCGCCTCCAGTTCCGCGAGGACGCGTTCGGCGGCGAGCCCCTCGTACTCCCGCTCGGTCATCGGCACGACGACCGCGGCCCGGTCCACGGGCGCCGGCGGGGCGGCGGCCGCGTCCCGCGCGTCCTCCCGGAAGT
Protein-coding regions in this window:
- a CDS encoding glycosyltransferase family protein, translating into MEYVQERVATLHDFREDARDAAAAPPAPVDRAAVVVPMTEREYEGLAAERVLAELEALAPARVVVPLRASPERVGDVRAWLEGFDLPLEVVWCDGPRLGELLADEGVNGERGKGRDVWLALGRALEEEYVVLHDADTTSYSRAYVRRLLFPLAHGFDFSKGYYARVEDGKLYGRLFRLFYAPLVRALRDAHADPLLAYLDSFRYALAGEFATTSEVAASLRVQRGWGLEVGTLADAFRAVGFEGSAQVDLGSYAHDHRAVSGPTGLSDMSRSVGAALLRAVEERGVEPDYATLPDRYREAAGSFLRAYAADAAFNGFEYDLEDERAQVHTYADAVGPPGEDTRLPPWRDAPVDRDEAFDAAAEDLTAAAEGGVSTDSDA